Proteins encoded by one window of Salvia splendens isolate huo1 chromosome 7, SspV2, whole genome shotgun sequence:
- the LOC121742698 gene encoding UV-B-induced protein At3g17800, chloroplastic-like — MDCCFFSYTNPRFPTPPAAAARPPISLGPRLIVVASASSSRSKCDFGGLHAPLEPRTPAGRLLSGVCLDDRAGFHAAARGELERLAVERDEAAARLQLSLGSDEACLHRRIAEFRQYECQDAVEDVMYMLIFYKFSEIGVSLVPRLSKCAYNGRLEIWPSKDWELESIHNAEVLQMVREHLSALVGCKANSNVTDSWATTKVQRFRLCEMYAASILYGYFLKSASLRYQLERGLDLSSSHYGLAGRGKHPVSEMFTAGSSYIAHGRVSSSISTPASPVSYSLGNNPKSLRLYMMGFDHKSVQMCAKPKSKEAVDLLERHTSALFGDEETGLLETDDALTTSFASLKRFLLEAVAFGSFLWSAENFVSDVYMLEDN, encoded by the exons ATGGACTGCTGCTTCTTCTCCTACACCAATCCCCGATTCCCGACTCCGCCCGCCGCTGCCGCCCGCCCTCCGATCTCGCTAGGGCCGCGGCTGATCGTGGTGGCTAGCGCGAGCAGCAGCAGGAGCAAGTGCGACTTCGGCGGATTGCACGCGCCGCTTGAGCCGCGGACGCCGGCGGGGAGGCTTCTGAGCGGCGTCTGCCTGGACGATCGCGCCGGATTTCACGCGGCAGCGAGGGGAGAGCTCGAGCGGCTGGCGGTTGAGAGAGATGAGGcggcggcgcggctgcagctcAGCCTCGGTTCTGATGAAGCTTGCCTCCATAG GAGAATCGCGGAGTTCAGACAATACGAATGCCAAGATGCAGTTGAGGATGTAATGTATATGCTCATATTCTACAAATTCTCTGAAATAGGAGTCAGTTTAGTGCCACGGCTCTCCAAGTGCGCCTATAATGGTAGGCTGGAGATATGGCCTTCGAAGGACTGGGAACTCGAGTCTATCCATAATGCTGAGGTTCTGCAGATGGTGAGGGAACATCTAAGTGCCCTTGTTGGATGCAAGGCGAACTCCAACGTCACAGACAGCTGGGCCACGACAAAGGTACAAAGGTTTCGCCTCTGTGAAATGTATGCTGCTTCCATCTTGTATGGCTACTTCTTGAAGAGTGCTTCCTTGAGGTACCAACTCGAACGAGGTCTAGATCTCAGCAGCTCCCACTACGGCCTTGCTGGTCGAGGCAAGCATCCAGTTTCAGAGATGTTTACTGCAGGATCCAGCTACATCGCCCATGGCCGTGTCAGTAGCTCTATATCCACCCCAGCAAGTCCAGTTTCATATTCTCTGGGGAATAATCCGAAGAGCCTGCGACTCTATATGATGGGATTCGACCACAAATCAGTTCAGATGTGTGCAAAGCCCAAGTCCAAGGAGGCGGTGGATCTTCTTGAGAGACACACCTCTGCTCTATTCGGTGATGAGGAGACAGGCCTGCTTGAAACAGACGATGCGCTTACTACCTCATTCGCGAGCCTGAAGAGATTTCTGCTCGAAGCTGTTGCCTTTGGCTCCTTCCTCTGGAGTGCGGAGAACTTTGTGAGCGATGTATATATGCTCGAGGATAACTGA
- the LOC121742699 gene encoding U-box domain-containing protein 9-like — MPETAVPWLMTALYRAEQPGLRNDIISVVSRTAESPSVINLLVNHVRLWKGDVQARANAAAALNALSLVDSNKALIGGYGGLVALISLLEKGEELEMKEAASAVHSLCTLPLNKERAIGYGGVRVVMEKIEEGVLVSEMVEILALFATDDGAVTRMNNLGAVNCLFKIIKEKPNPRCKDYCVAILSAISYSDRVSWKEVKRQERERQSSCQKALLWPAAFLRS, encoded by the coding sequence ATGCCTGAAACTGCAGTGCCATGGCTAATGACTGCCCTCTATCGAGCCGAACAACCAGGCTTACGGAACGACATCATCTCTGTGGTCTCGCGCACTGCAGAGTCGCCTAGCGTGATCAACTTGCTTGTCAATCATGTGAGGCTGTGGAAGGGAGATGTGCAGGCTAGGGCTAATGCAGCTGCAGCCCTTAATGCATTGTCTCTCGTTGACTCAAATAAGGCGCTGATAGGGGGATACGGTGGATTGGTGGCCCTCATCTCTCTGTTGGAGAAAGGGGAGGAGTTGGAAATGAAAGAAGCCGCCTCTGCAGTTCATAGTCTCTGCACCCTCCCTTTGAATAAGGAGAGAGCCATCGGATATGGTGGAGTTCGAGTGGTCATGGAGAAAATAGAGGAAGGAGTGCTTGTTAGTGAGATGGTGGAGATACTTGCCTTGTTTGCTACGGATGACGGGGCAGTTACACGGATGAACAACCTCGGTGCAGTCAACTGCCTGTTCAAGATCATTAAGGAGAAACCTAATCCGCGGTGTAAGGACTATTGTGTGGCTATCTTGAGCGCAATCAGCTACAGTGATCGGGTCTCGTGGAAGGAGGTCAAAAGACAGGAAAGAGAGCGCCAAAGCTCGTGCCAGAAGGCACTCCTATGGCCGGCTGCATTCTTGCGAAGCTGA
- the LOC121742443 gene encoding FK506-binding protein 2-like — MMRLSSALSAASILLFLAFFTLGSAKKSADVTELQIGVKYKPKVCEVQAHKGDSVKVHYRGKLTDGTVFDSSFERGDPIEFELGSGQVIKGWDQGLLGMCLGEKRKLKIPSKLGYGEQGSPPTIPGGATLIFDTELMGVNGKTLSGGDSNTKVDSDADADEL; from the exons ATGATGAGGCTCAGCTCCGCGCTAAGCGCTGCTTCAATTCTACTGTTTTTGGCATTCTTCACATTAG GCTCGGCGAAGAAATCTGCGGATGTGACGGAGCTGCAGATCGGTGTGAAG TACAAGCCCAAGGTTTGTGAAGTTCAGGCTCACAAAGGCGACAGTGTTAAAGTACACTACAGG GGAAAGCTGACCGATGGAACAGTTTTCGATTCCAGTTTTGAACGAGGGGATCCAATTGAATTCGAACTTGGCAGTGGCCAAGTAATCAAAG GATGGGATCAAGGGCTACTGGGGATGTGCTTGGGTGAGAAAAGAAAGTTGAAAATTCCTTCCAAACTCGGTTATGGCGAGCAAGGATCCCCACCTACCATCCCAG GTGGTGCCACACTCATTTTTGATACTGAGCTGATGGGGGTGAACGGAAAAACGTTGAGCGGTGGAGACTCGAACACGAAGGTCGATTCTGATGCCGACGCTGACGAACTGTAG
- the LOC121811206 gene encoding probable glucan endo-1,3-beta-glucosidase A6 — protein sequence MAFFSYTPLLLLTLTASLSYGAMEPRVGVCYGDLGNNLPSREKSVELIQNLNAKRIKIYGTNAATLKAIQNTDLQISIMLPNGLIPAAASNQSFADDWVKSNVAPFYPKSKIRYLLVGNEILSNQPNSTWFKLVPAMRRIRHSVKKLGLKKVKIGTPLAMDCLEASYPPSAGRFRSDVADRVIKPMLRFLDRTKSFFFLDVYTYFAWISDPININLDYALLQPTNITVSDPGSGLKYTNLLDQMIDAVHFAMNRSGYPNIRLFLAETGWPNGGDPDQLGANVYNAATYNRNVVRKFSAKPPPGTPARPGAVIPTMIFALFNENSKPGLGTERHFGQLYPNGSYIYPIDFSGKTEHYPPLPKPSSNGRLWCVVGDGRNATALAGALSYACSQGNRTCDAIRAGGKCFKPNSLIRHASYAFSSYWTQFRAAGATCSFNGLATLTSRDPSYGSCQLPSFNL from the exons ATGGCGTTCTTCTCCTATACGCCTCTGCTTCTTCTCACTCTCACAGCTTCTCTCTCAT ATGGAGCGATGGAGCCGAGAGTCGGCGTCTGTTACGGCGACCTCGGCAACAATCTCCCCAGCCGCGAGAAATCCGTTGAGCTAATCCAAAACCTCAACGCCAAACGCATCAAAATCTACGGCACCAACGCCGCGACGCTCAAAGCGATCCAAAACACCGATCTCCAAATCTCAATCATGCTCCCCAACGGCCTCATCCCCGCCGCCGCCTCCAACCAGTCCTTCGCCGACGATTGGGTCAAATCAAACGTCGCACCGTTCTACCCCAAATCGAAGATCCGCTACCTCCTCGTCGGCAACGAGATCCTCAGCAACCAGCCGAATTCCACCTGGTTCAAGCTCGTCCCCGCCATGCGCCGAATCCGCCACTCCGTCAAAAAATTAGGGCTCAAAAAGGTCAAAATCGGAACTCCGTTAGCCATGGACTGCTTAGAAGCCTCCTACCCGCCCTCGGCCGGCCGGTTCCGGTCCGACGTCGCGGACCGGGTCATTAAACCGATGCTCCGCTTCTTAGACCGGACCaaatccttcttcttcctcgacGTCTACACTTACTTCGCTTGGATCTCGGATCCAATCAACATCAACTTGGACTACGCCCTGCTCCAGCCCACCAACATCACGGTTTCGGATCCGGGTTCGGGTCTCAAATACACCAACCTACTCGACCAAATGATCGACGCGGTCCACTTCGCGATGAACCGGTCCGGTTACCCGAACATCCGGTTATTCCTAGCCGAAACCGGCTGGCCGAACGGCGGCGACCCGGACCAGCTCGGCGCAAACGTCTACAACGCCGCGACTTACAACCGCAACGTGGTCCGGAAGTTCTCGGCCAAGCCGCCGCCCGGGACCCCGGCCCGGCCGGGCGCCGTCATCCCGACGATGATCTTCGCGCTGTTCAACGAGAACAGCAAGCCCGGTCTCGGCACGGAGCGGCACTTCGGGCAGCTGTACCCGAACGGGTCGTACATCTACCCGATCGACTTCTCTGGGAAGACCGAGCACTACCCGCCGCTGCCGAAGCCGTCGAGCAACGGGAGGCTGTGGTGCGTGGTGGGGGACGGGAGGAACGCGACGGCGCTGGCAGGAGCGCTGTCGTATGCGTGTAGCCAGGGGAACCGGACGTGCGACGCGATCCGGGCCGGTGGGAAGTGTTTTAAACCGAACTCGTTGATTAGGCATGCGAGCTATGCTTTTAGCTCGTATTGGACGCAGTTTCGGGCAGCTGGGGCGACTTGTTCGTTCAATGGATTGGCCACTTTGACCTCGAGAGATCCAA GTTATGGATCTTGCCAGCTGCCAAGTTTTAATCTTTGA